The nucleotide window AATATGAATCTACAATAAGCTGAGTGTATTAATATTATCATGTTTTAAGGGGAATGTTATGTTTGAACATTGACTAAATAAAACTACAAGGCCGTGTCTGTGTTTCTAAGACCAGGGCCATGTTCAAACAGCTGTGGTAGAGACCTGGATGTTGCAGGAATTGAGAGATGAACATTCTGGACTTTCCATCACTGCGCCTGCAGTGAGCTTTGAATGGGACAATGGCAACAGCAGGGCAATTATTCTTTTGATTTTCTTCTAAAGTGTCACTAATCCAGCGTCACAGTAGAAACTGAAAGCTCTTGTCTCCTGATCACATGCTCTGGTTTAATCACCCAGAAATAGTCCCATACTCCGGGGGGAAGAAATGCTCAAGAGATAATGATCTCTGAGATATTAGTTTCCTTTCTAAGAGGCCTGAGAATGAGTCATGTTACAGCAGAACAGAAACTAAATTTCTACTAAAAAGGTTATTACAAACCAAATGTGGAAAACAGTCAAACGTAAGGGCCAtgtccagtgaaaatcaagtggTGTTTATATGCTAAAGTTTAAGCATCTTAATTGCATTTCATAAACCTTGAAAAGATACACAGTAACCCTGTGGTAGATGAATGTGTCTCTGTAGTGTTATGAAGTGGAGGTAAAAAATTATTAAGCTGCTTTTGTCGTGCATGGACATATAGGTGCTGTATCTGTCTCAGTCCCTAATAGAagtacttttatttttacactatAAAATAATGTACAGTAAAATACTTTAACTCCATAAATACTAAACGATTTATCCTAACATAACAAGgtaggtggtgcagcaggtaggtgttacacagctccagggacctagtggttgtgggttcaattaccgctccaggtgactgtctgtgaggagtgtggtgtgttctccctgtgtctgcgtgggtttcctccgggtgactgtctgtgaggagtgtggtgtgttctccctgtgtctgcgtgggtttcctccgggtgactgtctgtgaggagtgtggtgtgttctccctttgtctgcgtgggtttcctccgggtgactgtctgtgaggagtgtggtgtgttctctctgtgtctgcgtgggtttcctccgggtgactgtctgtgaggagtgtggtgtgttctccctttgtctgcgtgggtttcctccgggtgactgtctgtgaggagtgtggtgtgttctctctgtgtctgcgtgggtttcctccgggtgactgtctgtgaggagtgtggtgtgttctccctttgtctgcgtgggtttcctccgggtgactgtctgtgaggagtgtggtgtgttctctctgtgtctgcgtgggtttcctccgggtgactgtctgtgaggagtgtggtgtgttctctctgtgtctgcgtgggtttcctccgggtgactgtctgtgaggagtgtggtgtgttctctctgtgtctgcatgggtttcctccgggtgctccggtttcctcccacagtccaaaaacacacgttggtaggtggattagcgactcaaaagtgtccgtaggtgtgagtgagtgagtgaatgtgtgagtgtgtgttgccctgtggaggactggcgccccctccagggtgtattgccgcccaatgattccaggtaggctgtgaccacgaccctgaatggataagggttactgataatgaatgaatgaatgaatgaatgaataacaaggTAGGAATgtggtttattatttatttaatttaaataaagtacATCTGTATAGTATAGTGCTATTGAGTATTGCTAAAATACATGAAATTGTTAGTGTTGACATAGCTTTTCGTGAAGTAGTCATTTTCATATTTGCATTAAATAGTCTTGGCATCTTTGAATTGTAAATATATCCTTGAATACCAAATACATAAGGGCTATATGTGGTTTAACTATTGATAATATAACTATTAAACGATTATCTACTGTGACCAATAGATAATTGATTAAGAAGAATGAGCCTTCATAACGTTGCACAAGCATTTGGCAAATGTTTGATCAGTGTCCCATCATAGGGTGAGGCTCCTGTGGCATGATGGGTACTGGGTGTTGATAAGCTGGATTTAATGGGGCATTTATGAACACTTGGGGCTTGTGACGAATCTTCAGTTCTCTGGCCAtctgacaccacacacacagtgaacagcAGGTTGACACACAGCAGTCATCAGCCATTGTACCCTTAGGGGTGAAAACAAATCATGCTAAAGAACTTAGTAAAAAGAGCACATAATGTCAGTGATGTAGAGCAGTTTGTTAAATATGAGTGAGAATGTATGAGAGTTTCAATCCAGTCCCATGAGATGCTTTGCATCCAAGAACCTTTCAATACAATATAGAGAAAATATGtacagggtgggtcatttatatggatacaccttaataaaatgggaatagttggtgatattaacttcctgtttgtggcacattagtatatgggagggggtgAAACTTTTGTAGAtgagtggtgaccatggcggccattttgaagtcggccattttggatccaacttttgttttttcaatgggaagagggtcatgtgacacatcaaacttattgggaatttcacaagaaaaacaatggtgtgcttggatTTTATGTAACCTTCTTCGTTcatgatatatttacaaaatcgcatacatatataaaatattaaatatatatacatatataaacatatataaaagaataaaaccgagcacaccattgtttttcttgtgaaattcccaatatgtTTGATTTgccacatgaccctcttcccattgaaaaaacaaaagagttGGAtctaaaatggctgacttcaaaatggccaccatggtcaccacccatcttgaaaagtttcccccctcccatatactaatgtaccacaaacaggaagttaatatcaccaaccattcccattttattaaggtgtatccatataaaaggCCCACCCTGTAGAGAAAGTCGCTGTCCACTTAAAAACAATTATCTCCCAAAAAAGTAATTttagaggagaaggaaaaaccttaactttcaatagaagtgaatgtaaaaagattttattccaagtaattttggagcatttcaatgggtccattcatcatgaaatcctTAAAGGACGTGAAGGACTTCTTATAGAAAGCCTAAATTTTATCAGCTTTATGAAGTGGCCAGGTATAGAGCCTCGTTCCCAGATCATCAATGTAATGGCTATTAATCTCATACCAGATTCTCTCAGAAGGGGCACTACGTTACACTGATCCAAGATAGATATTTGCAATATGTATGTTTAAAACAACATTATACTGATATTAAtgcaggaggtcctcgggttacgtcagtcctgagttacaaTGTTTtgtgggctctaaacgtgtgaacacatgcgcgctaacacgttattaaaaatttgtgtGTTAACACGTAAAactttgtcgtgataacgtgaccaaaaatgacacgtttacacgcttcttaaggttttcgccaatgggaagcctcaaatccgggcgtatttacatattcatgatatgatttacatcacacactgtagctgacacgaaacaaaaatcctttgtgaacgtagtccctatgtttcatctgaattattcataattattcacgaaatacacaaacttaacgtgtaaacacgttcataacgcgtTAACACGTAAATACCtataacacggagaatccaacacgtttagagaccaacggcgttccataatttactgtataaagccttatttcgacttaagtggttttgcgtcgtaaacgtcgtaacgcgaacttggtgtgtggtgtgcgcggtggaagaatacacggttacgcggctcgggaccgaggaggataggtgttaggataggataagtgcttacagtatgttatttacgtacagtatgtacctatgttctgacttacaccgaaaatcggtttacgacgtgacgtaggaacggatcaacgtcctaagtcgaggaccccctgtatatggACGTTTGTGCTTATTTGTAATCtgtattatacattcatataaatgatatatttgtTATCTGTATGTACTATTTACTTCTGTTTATTATTCACACAATGTATTAATAGCCGTAGTCCTTACAATGTTTTCTACATTAAAAGCTAGTTTGATATACTATGGGAATCATTTAAcattgttctgtttgtttttctctctctctatagttTCAACTTACAGAGGCAGTTTTTTTAAGGTGCCTCCAGTGATTTGCATTGGTTTTCCTTGGTTGATTTCTTTGCATAGATTTTTTGTGCTTCTTGATAAAGGCCTGAGTGTTCCTCTGACCAATGTACATACATTCATACAGACACAAGCAATAATGGTGGAACTCCTATGTCAGTTATAGTTGGTCAATGGCTGAAGCTATTGATACTGATATACTGTATCTCTTGCCTGGTGataagtaatatatatatatatatatatatgaaagaaAGAGTAAaagcaaaacagcaaaaacagtTTTACATAGGCTAGTTAGCTTTTATTCTTAGTGTGAAACCCTTTAATTGGGTCTGAGGTGTCCAGCTTTTGGGTTTCTAATTAAAAATATCTAATTTTGGAAAATTCTGTTCATTAGAGTTTATATGAATTTCATATGTACAGCAAAATGAGTGAAGTGATTAAAAGAAGTCACAGAGCTGTGTACCTGAATGcggtatctctctctcactgagctCCTCATGGCGAAGGTCACAGGTGGCACCAAGGTGCCAAAGCAGAATTCCACCAGAGGGAGGCAAAGGCACTCTCCAAACTGTTCAGTTGTTTTACACATCAAACAGTAGGGGCACCAGAATCCAAAACAGCctgtacacatgcacacaccacATTTGTGTAGCAGTCATTTCAAATAGACTTCATACAATACATTTAGGCCTTTGCTAATAATCATGTTAGAGAGGCAGGCCATTGTTTTAGGAGCCTTGCTGAAGTTTAGCATAGCATGTGTCACGTAGGGGTAAGGTCAAGGGCAAGGACAAGGAGCAGGGAAAGAGGTGAGCACAGGAgaacatataataaaatgaaacacaacAAAGGCCAGAATCAATACAAGAAAACAGGAGAAACAAATCTGAGAGCTGTATTTTAAAGAAAGGAAACCAAACAAACCAGATAGAGCACACGATCACAAACCTAAAACATAGAACAAGGGGACACCAAACAGGGAGACTAAACACACTGGGcgagacagagaaaacaaacaagactAAAATACGAACGGGGAGACTCGAGGTTAAACAGGGAGGCTAAAGGCTAAACAGGGAAGCTAAAGGCTAAACAGGGAAGAGACTCAAGGTTAAACAGGGACGCTAAAGGCTAAACAGGGAGGAGACTCAAGGTTAAACA belongs to Hoplias malabaricus isolate fHopMal1 chromosome 9, fHopMal1.hap1, whole genome shotgun sequence and includes:
- the ponzr6 gene encoding plac8 onzin related protein 6 → MMANTTVMVQPGAYLSPDGPKTNSWNSGVCDCCDDVGICCFGFWCPYCLMCKTTEQFGECLCLPLVEFCFGTLVPPVTFAMRSSVRERYRIQGTMADDCCVSTCCSLCVWCQMARELKIRHKPQVFINAPLNPAYQHPVPIMPQEPHPMMGH